CAGCTAATCTCGTCTTTCTGCTTGGTAACACCAGTTTCAGAgcgttaaaagaaaaaaaaaaggtcgATAGTCTCAAGTTCTCGGTTCAGTGGTGTTTCTCATCCCAGTGTAAACATTCCATTTAACGGACGTGCTGATTTAGGCCGTTGTTATTCCCTTTCTAGGAATGTAGGCTTTactgttttgttgggtttttttttttttcctttctcagtgtTCTAAGAAACTAAATACCAGAAAGTACCTTATTGGTGAGTGTCTATGGAACAAATCACGTCCTCTCTAGTTAGCAGCCATTGCAGCAatagataatttaaaaacattcaccCGAGGTGGGCTACTTCATGGTGAAAGCAAGACGGCACTTTCTGAATACCTAGGAAGTGGTTGACGCAGAGGTTACGAAGAGCCTTGGGCATCTGGCAGATGGTCGAACAAAGAAGTTTCACGGAGAGTGGTTGCTCAGAGGTCTCGCCTGATCCATTCAGCTCGCTCTCATACTTAACACCATTCAGCAAGATATTAGCAACCTGCACCGTAAGAACTCCCAGGTCAAcaaacagagtaagaaaaacccaaacatccTTTGAGCAAACCTATGCAATATTACACGCCTATCTGATCATCTGAAAGTTAAACTCTGCTGCTGCGGTACGTTGACTCGGAGATTAAGAACAGTGTATTTAGCTAAGCTGTAAGTTCAGCCTTGGAACAAGTGTTAAATGGCAGCACCGTGCTGCAGCCTTCAGTATACTTGAAACAGTACTCTTTGCTTCTCTAGGGTATTTGGCAACCACATCCGGATGCTAGTGTAGGGAAGGCATAAATTCCGTTGCATTTAATAGCAGCTGCACCCACATTCAGGCCAATTTGGTTCCCGAAGTTTTAGAGACattgaggaagaggaggctggTTTTAATTGAAACACATTCTCATCGCTTGCTAACCTCGATGCTCCATCTCTACGTACCCAGTATGTAAAATCCTGGCCCTAACGAAGTCTGCTCTCGCAAACTGGGTCAAAgtacagcaacagcagcaaacaaacaaaacaaacaaaaaaaaaccccccacctcccccccccccccccccccccccccccccccccaaaaaaaccaaaccaaaaaacaacagaggacAGTTTACCTCATCCCGGATCATAAAAAAATGGGCCAGCATACAGAGGTCTCAGACATTCCAAGTTATCACCAACAGTGGGAGGTGAGGTCAGAGTCTTATCCCTGGGTAAGGGAAACCTCACCTCCCTGATGGAACCAGGTGTAATGACTGCCATAAGGAGAAGCTCATGGGAGAATCCTATCCCTGGCCCTATCTTGCGGGTATTTCTGTGGAAAGGGAAGATACAGGCTCAATAAAAACGTGTCTTTTTCTGCTCTCAAGTGGTAGCTCCCTGGGTGGTGAAGCAGGGCTAAAATTACCAACCTAACTTTCACACGTGGCCCGGCGAGAGCGGAACGCTCCCATCTCTGCCATCTTAACGAAGGCAGCTGACAGACTGCCAGTCACAATTCACATCCTACCCACTATTTTACTGATAAAGTCACAGCAGGTGTGCTGTTCCCATAATGACTTTTATGAGCAAACTGTCACGAGCAGTCTTTAACAATTAATTTGTGCACCACACATTTAAAACTATATGAAGAGATTAAATGAATGCTCAGGTTTACATGGTCATATCATTGATTTTCTGCCCTTACCTGTTGGCTGAAGgttacatttcttcttctgctaTTTTCTGGACAGTGTCCTGTTACGATATCTGGAATGGCCAAGGTCTGAGGTCTTTTCAGGATCCCTGACGACCGCGGCTTTATCGCATCCAGTGAGCCCACCCTTAGCGCCTCGCCGTCAGGCCCTGGTGTTACGCTGCTCTCCTCTTGCTCCAGAACTCCATTTTCTCCTTGGTAGCAGCCATCGTGCACCCGAGGAAAGCTGACGCTGACGGGCTGCCTGGGCAAGCTAGCTGGAAGTGCTAAGTAACTACTGTGCCCGCCTGTAAAACAGTCTATAAGCACACTGTCAATATTTGAAGTCCCAAATGATGATGCAAACTCATTAATTCCCATCAAGGAATCATCTCTGCTGACAAAACTGCCATATTTGGGCGTGAGTGGGCTGAGGGGGGAAACGGGACTCGTAAAACTTGCATATAAGTGAGCTGAGTTATGAGAAGCAAAGTTTTCATTTACACCCTCCTCAAAGAAGAAaggtggagaaggagggagaggaagactTGGACTCTTCatcacctttttcttcctgctaaaGGACCTTAAGGGTCTTTCTGGAATGCTAATTAGAGTCAGCACAGTAGCGATCGTCAGTATAACTGAGGTGAAGACATAGATGACGCGAAGT
This is a stretch of genomic DNA from Gymnogyps californianus isolate 813 chromosome 21, ASM1813914v2, whole genome shotgun sequence. It encodes these proteins:
- the SLC45A1 gene encoding proton-associated sugar transporter A encodes the protein MRQKQDFLAGRLPVMIPPSATTPVSDAALLPSVASQEIWRSQVPGYSGSVTRHISHRANNFKRHPKRRKHIRPSPPPPPNTPCPIDLIDFGDLQPQRSFLELLFNGCILFGLEFSYAMETAYVTPVLLQMGLPDQLYGMVWFISPILGFLLQPLLGAWSDRCTSRFGRRRPFILVLAVGALLGLSLMLNGKDIGSALSDTANNHKWGIILTVCGVVLMDFSADSADNPSHAYMMDVCSPVDQDRGLNIHALLAGLGGGFGYVVGGIHWDKTSFGKAVGGQLRVIYVFTSVILTIATVLTLISIPERPLRSFSRKKKVMKSPSLPLPPSPPFFFEEGVNENFASHNSAHLYASFTSPVSPLSPLTPKYGSFVSRDDSLMGINEFASSFGTSNIDSVLIDCFTGGHSSYLALPASLPRQPVSVSFPRVHDGCYQGENGVLEQEESSVTPGPDGEALRVGSLDAIKPRSSGILKRPQTLAIPDIVTGHCPENSRRRNVTFSQQVANILLNGVKYESELNGSGETSEQPLSVKLLCSTICQMPKALRNLCVNHFLGIQKVPSCFHHEVAHLG